The Microbacterium sp. LWO12-1.2 genome includes a window with the following:
- a CDS encoding ATP-binding protein, protein MDSILNPYTPNAGASPEIIVGREEQTRGFRTLLARLSAGRTHQSMVIVGLRGVGKTVLLNEFREIAYAAKWEVIELEASKHDDARFRQTIATLLKASLLRISPRARWSDVGRRAAEVITAFSVTVDQQGSWPIGWDVDAAEGLADHGELAMDLSDALVAVGEAAKEKGRGVAILIDEVQFLTQRQLEALIQAIHKTVQRKLPITFVGAGLPQIAELAGDAKSYAERLFQFPRIDSLAAADAQKAITEPAEAEGVGYEADAVDLAFQITQGYPYFIQELGFQVWEIAEQNPITRSDVELAREAYEDKLDSSFFRVRLDRATPLQTAYMRAMAELGPEPQKADAVARLMGRESTQVGPTRAELIDMGLLFTPEHGYAAFTVPDFDKFMLRAVPTLVVPEIKKRARKKPAP, encoded by the coding sequence GTGGACAGCATCCTGAATCCCTACACGCCGAACGCCGGTGCTTCACCGGAGATCATCGTGGGGAGGGAGGAGCAGACCCGAGGCTTTCGCACGTTGCTCGCCCGTCTCTCGGCAGGCCGGACGCATCAATCGATGGTGATCGTGGGATTGCGCGGGGTGGGGAAGACAGTCCTCCTCAACGAGTTCCGAGAGATCGCCTACGCGGCAAAGTGGGAGGTCATCGAGTTGGAAGCCAGCAAGCACGACGACGCGCGGTTCCGCCAGACGATTGCGACGCTATTGAAGGCTTCTCTGTTGCGGATCTCGCCACGAGCTCGATGGAGCGATGTGGGACGGAGAGCGGCCGAGGTTATCACCGCCTTCTCGGTGACCGTCGATCAACAGGGAAGCTGGCCGATCGGCTGGGATGTCGACGCGGCCGAGGGGCTGGCTGATCATGGCGAACTGGCAATGGATCTCAGCGATGCACTCGTGGCCGTAGGAGAGGCGGCGAAGGAGAAGGGCCGCGGCGTCGCGATCTTGATCGATGAGGTCCAATTCCTCACCCAACGGCAACTCGAGGCCCTCATCCAGGCGATCCACAAGACCGTTCAGCGGAAGCTGCCGATCACGTTCGTGGGAGCCGGACTTCCCCAGATCGCTGAACTCGCCGGTGATGCGAAATCCTACGCAGAGCGACTCTTCCAGTTCCCTCGCATCGACTCCTTGGCTGCCGCGGATGCGCAGAAGGCGATCACTGAACCCGCGGAGGCCGAGGGGGTTGGCTACGAAGCGGATGCCGTCGATCTCGCTTTCCAGATCACGCAGGGGTACCCGTACTTCATCCAAGAACTCGGGTTCCAGGTCTGGGAGATCGCCGAACAGAATCCGATCACTCGCAGCGACGTCGAACTGGCACGGGAAGCGTATGAGGACAAGCTCGACAGCTCGTTCTTCCGGGTTCGTCTGGATAGGGCCACGCCTCTCCAGACCGCGTACATGCGTGCGATGGCTGAACTGGGTCCGGAACCTCAGAAGGCGGATGCCGTTGCCCGTCTGATGGGCCGAGAATCAACTCAGGTCGGCCCCACCCGTGCAGAACTCATCGACATGGGGTTGCTGTTCACTCCGGAACACGGCTATGCCGCCTTCACGGTGCCCGACTTCGACAAGTTCATGCTCCGAGCAGTGCCGACGCTCGTGGTCCCCGAGATCAAGAAGCGCGCACGGAAGAAGCCCGCTCCCTGA
- a CDS encoding Gfo/Idh/MocA family protein, with product MNAATPLRIAVLSFAHTHALSYVHALKSMPGVELIAADPDGASAPDDAPRGADLAAQLGVEYVDSYDKAFAWQPDAVVIAAENSRHRALVERAAAAGVHVLCEKPLATTVEDAEAMRAACERAGVILMVAYPVRFAPAVRDAIGELRSGRLGRILGVTGINNGTLPQDRAWFTDPELAGGGALVDHVVHCADLLDELLGERAQSVRAVSNDILHAQRDLAVETGGLVTIQYPSGVIATIDCSWSWPLSSPTWGGLTLQIVAERGTVTVSPFAKGVAGHDAHGETWDPVGADLDALLLEEFVAAVREGRQPQPDAGVGIRTVEIVKAAQASAARGGEVVAL from the coding sequence ATGAACGCCGCCACCCCGCTGCGCATCGCCGTCCTGTCGTTCGCGCACACGCACGCGCTCAGCTACGTCCACGCCCTGAAGAGCATGCCGGGAGTGGAGCTCATCGCCGCCGACCCCGACGGTGCGAGTGCGCCAGACGATGCACCCCGTGGCGCCGACCTCGCGGCCCAGCTCGGCGTCGAGTACGTCGACAGCTACGACAAGGCCTTCGCCTGGCAGCCCGACGCGGTCGTGATCGCCGCCGAGAACTCGCGGCACCGCGCTCTGGTCGAGCGCGCGGCCGCCGCCGGCGTGCACGTGCTGTGCGAGAAGCCGCTGGCCACCACTGTGGAAGATGCCGAGGCCATGCGCGCCGCCTGCGAGCGGGCGGGCGTGATCCTCATGGTCGCGTATCCGGTGCGCTTCGCCCCGGCCGTGCGCGACGCCATCGGCGAGCTGCGCAGCGGACGCCTCGGACGCATCCTCGGTGTCACCGGCATCAACAACGGCACGCTCCCCCAGGACCGCGCCTGGTTCACCGATCCGGAACTGGCAGGCGGCGGAGCGCTCGTCGATCACGTCGTGCACTGCGCGGACCTGCTGGACGAGCTGCTGGGCGAGCGGGCGCAGTCCGTGCGCGCCGTGTCGAACGACATCCTGCACGCGCAGCGCGACCTCGCCGTCGAGACCGGCGGCCTCGTCACGATCCAGTACCCGAGCGGAGTCATCGCGACGATCGACTGCTCGTGGAGCTGGCCGCTCAGCTCTCCGACCTGGGGCGGCCTCACGCTGCAGATCGTCGCGGAACGCGGCACCGTCACCGTGAGCCCCTTCGCCAAGGGCGTCGCCGGCCACGATGCGCACGGCGAGACCTGGGACCCGGTCGGCGCCGATCTCGACGCGCTGCTGCTGGAGGAGTTCGTCGCGGCCGTGCGCGAGGGCCGTCAGCCGCAGCCCGACGCCGGCGTCGGCATCCGCACCGTCGAGATCGTGAAGGCAGCACAGGCGTCCGCTGCGCGTGGTGGCGAGGTCGTCGCTCTCTGA
- a CDS encoding Gfo/Idh/MocA family protein: MSTLTVGLIGAGGISRVHADAWRALGAAGYVTSLVGAEEIAEEYGFTVVADVDELIELVDIVDIVTPSSTHADFALRAIARGRDVICEKPLAATADIAATVARAAADAGARLFPAHVVRYMGEYRRIKQGIESGRIGTVAVQRFSRSGSAPQTPWFFSESTGGGLIRDLMIHDIDQAIWFAGPVAAVYAVQNPPTVDDRVPAPVTSHVVLTHRSGVISHIHGSWVAPGMPFRTSVEVAGSDGRLRYDSAEDHTLRTDAVLDSAAADYLPPMSPEESPYYAEIVDFLAAIREGRDALVTPADGIEAVAVAEAAYASIAAGAAVSLPAFEAEEATR; the protein is encoded by the coding sequence GTGAGCACCCTGACGGTCGGACTCATCGGCGCCGGCGGGATCTCCCGTGTGCATGCTGATGCCTGGCGCGCACTGGGCGCCGCCGGTTACGTGACCTCCCTGGTCGGCGCCGAGGAGATCGCCGAGGAGTACGGATTCACGGTCGTCGCCGATGTCGACGAGCTGATCGAGCTGGTCGACATCGTCGACATCGTGACCCCCAGCAGCACCCACGCCGACTTCGCCCTGCGCGCGATCGCCCGCGGCCGCGATGTGATCTGCGAGAAGCCGCTCGCGGCCACCGCCGATATCGCGGCGACCGTCGCGCGGGCCGCCGCCGACGCCGGTGCGCGCCTCTTTCCCGCCCACGTGGTGCGCTACATGGGCGAGTACCGGCGCATCAAGCAGGGCATCGAGTCCGGGCGCATCGGCACGGTCGCGGTGCAGCGCTTCAGCCGCTCAGGTTCCGCGCCGCAGACCCCCTGGTTCTTCTCCGAGAGCACGGGCGGCGGACTCATCCGCGACCTGATGATCCACGACATCGACCAGGCGATCTGGTTCGCAGGGCCCGTCGCCGCGGTCTACGCCGTGCAGAACCCGCCGACCGTCGACGACCGGGTGCCCGCTCCCGTCACCTCGCACGTCGTGCTCACGCACCGCAGCGGCGTGATCAGCCACATCCACGGCAGCTGGGTCGCGCCCGGGATGCCGTTCCGCACCAGCGTCGAGGTCGCCGGCTCCGATGGGCGCCTGCGGTACGACAGCGCCGAGGACCACACGCTGCGCACGGATGCCGTGCTCGACAGTGCCGCCGCCGACTACCTGCCGCCGATGTCGCCGGAGGAGAGCCCGTACTACGCCGAGATCGTGGACTTCCTCGCGGCGATCCGCGAGGGACGCGATGCCCTGGTCACCCCGGCCGACGGAATCGAGGCCGTCGCCGTCGCCGAAGCCGCCTATGCGTCCATCGCCGCGGGCGCCGCGGTCTCCCTGCCCGCCTTCGAGGCCGAGGAGGCCACCCGATGA
- a CDS encoding ROK family transcriptional regulator, with protein MVVLNPLSIVTRSALHLRDVGPATVNELSRSLEVSRTSVETAVTALSDAGTIIDTPVRAGVGAGRPARRYSFHSAAGTVVGLDIGVASVRVVLADLAGRVVAQHSYPGVAAHDDGAAKLAAVIDDVRRSLSASSIPASHVRAIGVSLPGIVDDSGRVTTSVVIPEWSGVDIGAQLRQAFGCPVAVDNGVRLAAVAEHHLGVAQLVDDVIYLSVGNRIAMGLILGGRPRRGIHNAAGDIGRLAFRGLDTETGQITWRTAPTAAEVFEAARAGDPEAQQELDAFIDELAHGIATLIMTVDPAMIVIGGGLSAAHEQLLDPLRAALPHHLGLPFQVPLAEARLGADAAAHGALVHAFQRHSGQIYRIDDMPVPPITPLPNDEHPHGSAATAESPDSPEENK; from the coding sequence ATGGTCGTGCTGAACCCGCTGTCGATCGTGACCCGATCGGCACTGCACCTTCGCGATGTCGGGCCGGCGACCGTGAACGAGCTGTCGCGGTCCCTCGAAGTCTCCCGCACCTCGGTCGAGACCGCCGTGACCGCCCTGAGCGACGCCGGTACGATCATCGACACCCCCGTGCGCGCGGGTGTCGGCGCCGGCCGCCCCGCACGTCGCTACTCCTTCCACTCCGCCGCCGGCACGGTCGTCGGCCTCGACATCGGCGTCGCCAGCGTGCGGGTCGTGCTCGCCGATCTCGCCGGTCGCGTGGTCGCCCAGCACAGCTACCCCGGGGTCGCCGCGCACGATGACGGTGCAGCGAAACTCGCCGCCGTGATCGACGACGTGCGCCGCTCGCTCTCCGCCTCATCGATCCCGGCCTCGCACGTGCGGGCGATCGGCGTCTCGCTGCCCGGGATCGTCGACGACTCGGGGCGCGTGACGACCTCGGTCGTGATCCCCGAATGGTCGGGAGTCGACATCGGCGCGCAGCTGCGCCAGGCGTTCGGATGCCCCGTGGCGGTCGACAACGGCGTGCGTCTGGCCGCCGTGGCCGAGCATCACCTCGGCGTCGCCCAGCTGGTGGATGACGTGATCTACCTCTCGGTCGGCAACCGCATCGCGATGGGCCTGATCCTCGGCGGTCGCCCCCGCCGCGGCATCCACAACGCGGCCGGCGACATCGGACGCCTGGCCTTCCGCGGTCTCGACACCGAGACCGGCCAGATCACCTGGCGCACGGCACCCACCGCTGCCGAGGTGTTCGAAGCCGCGCGCGCGGGCGACCCGGAGGCGCAGCAGGAGCTCGACGCCTTCATCGACGAGCTCGCGCACGGCATCGCGACCCTGATCATGACGGTCGACCCCGCCATGATCGTGATCGGCGGTGGTCTCTCGGCCGCGCACGAGCAACTGCTCGATCCACTCCGCGCCGCGCTGCCCCACCACCTCGGCCTTCCCTTCCAGGTGCCGCTCGCCGAGGCCCGCCTGGGTGCCGACGCGGCGGCGCATGGCGCACTCGTCCACGCCTTCCAGCGGCACTCCGGCCAGATCTACCGGATCGACGACATGCCCGTACCGCCGATCACCCCTCTGCCCAACGACGAACATCCCCACGGCTCTGCGGCCACCGCCGAGTCGCCCGATTCCCCCGAGGAGAACAAGTGA
- a CDS encoding ABC transporter substrate-binding protein, giving the protein MRVSKFTGVAAGIAAATLLAGCSAGGGSAPSGEQDITVWLYPVIADEAVHKDFWDTTIAAFEKDNKDVNVKYEIFPWANRDESLQTAIAAGKGPDLVYLVPDQLAAYQKSILPLNDLLSEERQSDLLPNVKTSVTIDGDILGAPVLTSAQPLICNAAAFEAAGVTEYPETWDDVIEMAPKFTEKGMYALNYPASAENTLNLTYYPLLWQAGGEVFTKDGDVGFDSKAGKQALTFITDLAESGALDPEALTTNVPLEQTAIAQGKVACTWNNGVTEVAPFWGEENVKVLAPLTDKETVAYGTVGSLSVLKGSKAPEAAAAFAEYATSADVIEPYLTAAGYFSALSTTEPLYADDPLLGEVEKYVPDTTVGELNASSRALMGVLAPEIQAALLGQKAPADALKDAAAAAAPLLKK; this is encoded by the coding sequence ATGCGCGTCAGCAAGTTCACCGGCGTCGCCGCAGGCATCGCGGCCGCCACGTTGTTGGCCGGATGTTCGGCCGGCGGCGGCAGCGCCCCGTCGGGAGAGCAGGACATCACCGTCTGGCTGTACCCCGTGATCGCCGATGAGGCGGTGCACAAGGACTTCTGGGACACGACGATCGCCGCGTTCGAGAAGGACAACAAGGACGTCAACGTGAAGTACGAGATCTTCCCGTGGGCGAATCGCGACGAGTCCCTGCAGACGGCGATCGCGGCAGGCAAGGGTCCCGACCTCGTCTACCTCGTGCCCGACCAGCTCGCGGCGTACCAGAAGTCGATCCTCCCCCTCAACGATCTGCTGAGCGAGGAGCGTCAGAGCGACCTGCTGCCGAACGTCAAGACCTCTGTCACGATCGACGGCGACATCCTCGGCGCCCCCGTGCTCACCAGCGCTCAGCCCCTCATCTGCAACGCTGCGGCGTTCGAGGCGGCCGGCGTCACCGAGTACCCGGAGACCTGGGACGACGTCATCGAGATGGCGCCGAAGTTCACCGAGAAGGGGATGTACGCGCTGAACTACCCCGCCTCGGCCGAGAACACCCTCAACCTCACCTACTACCCGCTGCTGTGGCAGGCCGGTGGCGAGGTCTTCACGAAGGACGGCGATGTCGGCTTCGACAGCAAGGCCGGCAAGCAGGCACTCACCTTCATCACCGACCTGGCCGAGTCCGGCGCCCTCGACCCCGAGGCCCTGACCACCAACGTCCCGCTCGAGCAGACCGCGATCGCCCAGGGCAAGGTCGCCTGCACGTGGAACAACGGCGTCACCGAAGTGGCACCGTTCTGGGGCGAGGAGAACGTCAAGGTCCTCGCGCCGCTGACCGACAAGGAGACCGTCGCGTACGGCACCGTCGGCTCGCTCTCGGTGCTCAAGGGCTCCAAGGCCCCCGAGGCCGCCGCGGCCTTCGCCGAGTACGCGACCAGCGCCGATGTGATCGAGCCCTACCTCACGGCGGCAGGCTACTTCTCCGCGCTCAGCACCACCGAGCCGCTCTACGCGGATGACCCGCTGCTGGGCGAGGTCGAGAAGTACGTGCCCGACACGACGGTCGGCGAGCTCAACGCGAGCTCGCGTGCCCTCATGGGTGTGCTCGCCCCGGAGATCCAGGCGGCCCTGCTCGGCCAGAAGGCCCCGGCGGATGCCCTCAAGGATGCTGCGGCCGCCGCGGCACCGCTGCTGAAGAAGTAA
- a CDS encoding carbohydrate ABC transporter permease yields the protein MTTATTVKRPAGRVTRVLARREARVAFLFVLPAFLLFIAFRFGPSIVGVALSLFDYDITGEIAWRGLDHFQRLVADPLFWRAMGTTVIYTVFAVPISLVLSTVMALGVRRAFRGARFFRSIFFLPVITSLVLAGSIFIWIFSANGPWSALMSPLGLGGSWLGSTVLVIPAIIVVGVWSRFGYGMMIMIAALQDVPRELEEAALVDGANAWQRFRWIVLPYLRPTIFFLAVIETTAAFQVFDVIYVMTQGGPANASYSLVYLLYDQGFRYFDYGYAAAVGVALFIMTLVVALIQRLVIGKQK from the coding sequence ATGACGACCGCAACCACGGTGAAGAGGCCCGCAGGCCGAGTGACCAGGGTGCTCGCCCGACGCGAAGCGCGCGTGGCGTTCCTGTTCGTGCTCCCTGCCTTCCTCCTGTTCATCGCCTTCCGCTTCGGACCGAGCATCGTCGGCGTCGCGCTGAGCCTGTTCGACTACGACATCACCGGCGAGATCGCCTGGCGCGGGCTCGACCACTTCCAGCGGCTCGTCGCCGATCCGCTGTTCTGGCGGGCGATGGGCACCACGGTGATCTACACGGTCTTCGCCGTGCCGATCTCGCTCGTGCTCTCCACGGTGATGGCCCTGGGGGTGCGCCGCGCCTTCCGCGGAGCCCGGTTCTTCCGCTCGATCTTCTTCCTCCCCGTCATCACCTCGCTGGTGCTCGCCGGGTCGATCTTCATCTGGATCTTCTCCGCGAACGGCCCCTGGTCGGCGCTGATGTCACCGCTCGGGCTGGGCGGATCGTGGCTGGGCAGCACGGTCCTCGTCATCCCCGCCATCATCGTCGTCGGTGTCTGGTCGCGATTCGGCTACGGCATGATGATCATGATCGCGGCCCTGCAGGACGTGCCGCGCGAGCTCGAGGAGGCCGCGCTGGTCGACGGCGCGAACGCCTGGCAGCGCTTCCGCTGGATCGTGCTCCCGTACCTGCGCCCGACCATCTTCTTCCTCGCGGTCATCGAGACGACCGCGGCCTTCCAGGTCTTCGACGTGATCTACGTGATGACCCAGGGCGGACCGGCCAACGCCAGCTACTCGCTCGTCTACCTGCTGTACGACCAGGGCTTCCGCTACTTCGACTACGGCTACGCGGCCGCCGTCGGTGTCGCGCTGTTCATCATGACCCTGGTCGTCGCCCTCATCCAGCGCCTCGTGATCGGAAAGCAGAAATGA
- a CDS encoding carbohydrate ABC transporter permease, translating to MTALLQPPSATKTPDAPSPSSKKRRSFRALEPTGWGVVVRWIWLSLAGILSFFPFYAMVVLSLKPGKVVELPGSLLPWTDISFDAYEQVLAGQNILGWLGNTLIYSLVSVVAVLFLSALAGYAFAKKRFRGKEVMFWSFLAMVMVPFHVTLIPTFILMANLGGVDTYWGLILPSLANAQAVFLMRQFIQGLPDELFEAARIDGAGEFRIFLRIVLPLCKPILATLGIFVFLWHWNDFLWPLIIAKSNSMFTLTVGISSLQQQNVPLSTMLAGSVVALLPIFLAYLIAQRYVQEGVAGTGIKG from the coding sequence ATGACCGCTCTCCTGCAGCCGCCGTCCGCGACGAAGACTCCAGACGCTCCGTCGCCCTCGTCGAAGAAGCGCCGCTCGTTCCGTGCTCTGGAACCCACCGGCTGGGGCGTGGTGGTGCGCTGGATCTGGCTGAGCCTGGCCGGCATCCTCAGCTTCTTCCCCTTCTACGCCATGGTCGTGCTGAGTCTGAAGCCCGGCAAGGTCGTCGAGCTCCCCGGATCGCTCCTGCCCTGGACCGACATCTCCTTCGATGCCTACGAGCAGGTGCTGGCGGGGCAGAACATCCTCGGATGGCTCGGCAACACCCTCATCTACTCGCTCGTCTCGGTCGTCGCCGTCCTCTTCCTCTCGGCGCTCGCCGGCTACGCCTTCGCCAAGAAGCGCTTCCGCGGCAAGGAGGTGATGTTCTGGTCGTTCCTGGCGATGGTCATGGTGCCGTTCCACGTCACCCTCATCCCGACGTTCATCCTGATGGCGAACCTCGGCGGCGTCGACACCTACTGGGGGCTGATCCTGCCCTCGCTCGCGAACGCGCAGGCGGTGTTCCTGATGCGGCAGTTCATCCAGGGCCTTCCCGACGAGTTGTTCGAGGCTGCACGCATCGACGGCGCCGGGGAGTTCCGCATCTTCCTGCGGATCGTGCTGCCGCTGTGCAAGCCGATCCTCGCGACTCTCGGGATCTTCGTGTTCCTGTGGCACTGGAACGACTTCCTGTGGCCGCTCATCATCGCGAAGTCCAACTCGATGTTCACACTCACCGTCGGCATCTCGTCGCTGCAGCAGCAGAACGTCCCGCTGAGCACCATGCTCGCCGGGTCCGTCGTCGCGCTGCTGCCGATCTTCCTCGCGTACCTCATCGCTCAGAGGTACGTGCAGGAAGGCGTCGCCGGTACCGGGATCAAGGGCTGA
- a CDS encoding NAD-dependent epimerase/dehydratase family protein — translation MTQHSFSTPHDFASEAELEEALATPSPGLVADLARGAGDLVILGAGGKMGPTLAMLARRGLDAAGRQSDTVYAVSRFGDAAIRARLEAAGVKVVSFDLIENDDFSSLPDAPNVVFMVGAKFGAATNASWAWEVNAALPDRVARRYRDSAISVLSTGNIYPFVPASSGGASEEVAPAPIGEYAQSCLGRERVFEFGAQERGTKVAIIRLNYAVDLRYGVLADIGSAVHAGEPVSVATANVNVIWQGYANEVVLRSLVHASTEPFTINLTGPELLSVESIARRFGTLFDREVTLVDEPLPTALLSDARRCMALFGYPAVPAESLIRMQADWITGGLPMTAKPTKWAVRDGKF, via the coding sequence ATGACTCAGCACAGTTTCAGCACTCCGCACGACTTCGCGTCCGAAGCGGAACTCGAAGAGGCTCTCGCCACCCCGAGCCCCGGGCTGGTCGCTGACCTCGCCCGCGGAGCGGGCGACCTCGTGATCCTCGGCGCCGGCGGCAAGATGGGCCCGACGCTGGCGATGCTCGCCCGCCGCGGACTGGACGCCGCAGGCCGTCAGAGCGACACCGTCTACGCCGTCTCGCGTTTCGGAGACGCCGCGATCCGTGCGCGCCTGGAGGCCGCGGGGGTGAAGGTCGTCTCGTTCGACCTGATCGAGAACGACGACTTCTCGTCGCTGCCGGATGCCCCGAACGTCGTGTTCATGGTCGGCGCGAAGTTCGGAGCCGCCACCAACGCCTCGTGGGCGTGGGAGGTCAACGCCGCGCTGCCCGACCGAGTCGCCCGCCGCTACCGCGACAGTGCGATCTCGGTGCTCTCGACCGGCAACATCTACCCGTTCGTGCCCGCCTCCTCGGGTGGAGCATCCGAAGAGGTCGCCCCCGCTCCCATCGGCGAGTACGCGCAGTCCTGCCTCGGACGCGAGCGCGTCTTCGAGTTCGGCGCCCAGGAGCGCGGCACCAAGGTCGCGATCATCCGCCTGAACTATGCGGTCGACCTGCGCTACGGCGTGCTCGCCGATATCGGCAGCGCGGTGCACGCAGGGGAGCCCGTCTCGGTCGCGACCGCGAACGTCAACGTGATCTGGCAGGGCTACGCGAACGAGGTCGTGCTGCGCAGCCTGGTGCACGCGTCGACCGAGCCGTTCACGATCAACCTCACCGGACCCGAGCTGCTGAGCGTCGAGTCGATCGCCCGCCGCTTCGGCACGCTGTTCGACCGCGAGGTCACGCTGGTCGACGAGCCGCTCCCGACCGCTCTGCTCAGCGACGCGCGCCGGTGCATGGCGCTGTTCGGCTACCCGGCTGTGCCCGCCGAGTCGCTCATCCGCATGCAGGCCGACTGGATCACGGGCGGTCTGCCGATGACGGCCAAGCCCACCAAGTGGGCCGTGCGGGACGGGAAGTTCTGA
- a CDS encoding dihydrodipicolinate synthase family protein, which translates to MPVPTLRPEAAATLARGTVIPAHPLALTADRRLDERRQRALTRYYLDAGAGGIAVGVHTTQFEIRDPEHALFEPVLALAAEEMDARASADVVRIAGVTGDTAQAVAEAELARDLGYDAVLVSPRVAGADERALLDRARAVGEVLPVVGFYLQTAIGGPVLDREFWREFASIPAVVAVKAAPFDRYRTLELVRGVAASGRADEIALYTGNDDAIVADLLSEFHVDSPSGPRTLRFVGGLLGQWAVGTRAAVALLERARRSMEGDADAYRELGLLASDMVDVNQAVFDPGNDFNGVIAGVHEMLRQQGLLEGVWCLDPGEGLSPGQAEEIARVRQAYPALNDDAFIAENIDAWLR; encoded by the coding sequence ATGCCCGTACCGACCCTGCGCCCTGAGGCTGCGGCGACCCTCGCGCGCGGCACGGTGATCCCGGCGCATCCGCTCGCACTCACTGCCGACCGTCGCCTCGACGAGCGTCGGCAGCGCGCCCTCACGCGGTACTACCTCGACGCGGGCGCCGGCGGCATCGCGGTCGGGGTGCACACGACGCAGTTCGAGATCAGAGATCCGGAGCACGCACTGTTCGAACCGGTCCTCGCGCTCGCCGCGGAGGAGATGGATGCCCGCGCGAGCGCCGACGTCGTGCGCATCGCCGGCGTCACCGGAGACACGGCGCAGGCGGTGGCCGAGGCGGAGCTCGCTCGTGATCTCGGCTATGACGCGGTGCTCGTGAGCCCGCGGGTGGCCGGCGCCGATGAGCGTGCGCTGCTCGACCGCGCCCGCGCGGTGGGCGAGGTGCTCCCGGTGGTCGGCTTCTATCTGCAGACCGCGATCGGCGGCCCCGTGCTCGACCGCGAGTTCTGGCGCGAGTTCGCCTCGATTCCGGCCGTGGTCGCCGTGAAGGCCGCGCCGTTCGACCGCTACCGCACCCTCGAGCTGGTGCGCGGTGTCGCCGCCTCCGGCCGTGCCGACGAGATCGCCCTGTACACGGGCAACGACGACGCGATCGTCGCCGATCTGCTCTCGGAGTTCCACGTGGACTCCCCGTCCGGACCGCGCACGCTGCGCTTCGTCGGCGGGCTCCTCGGGCAGTGGGCGGTCGGCACCCGCGCCGCCGTCGCTCTGCTCGAACGTGCGCGCAGGTCGATGGAGGGTGACGCCGACGCCTACCGCGAGCTCGGACTCCTCGCCTCCGACATGGTCGACGTGAACCAGGCGGTGTTCGACCCGGGCAACGACTTCAACGGGGTGATCGCCGGAGTGCACGAGATGCTCCGGCAGCAGGGGCTGCTCGAGGGCGTCTGGTGCCTCGACCCGGGAGAGGGGCTGTCGCCGGGGCAGGCCGAAGAGATCGCGCGCGTGCGTCAGGCCTACCCGGCGTTGAACGACGACGCCTTCATCGCCGAGAACATCGACGCCTGGCTGCGCTGA
- a CDS encoding hydroxyacid dehydrogenase, with protein MSAPRIVAVVSAELFTEFFSDADTERLHALAALAGGSFVRVDRLADAALDEARIVITSWGIAPFDAVTLSTLPQLQLVAHTGASLKAFVTEELFDRGVVVTQAGAAMARPVAEVSLTFTLALLHRVPEMHNALREGEGWYDAEGAGVQHEILGAPIAVIGASRTGRAYLALIRALGAEPLLVDPTLDPAAAAELGAELVPLDEALRRAQIVAVHAPTLPETHHLIGLRELALMRDGAGLVNTARSWLVDEQALIEELRTGRLSAAIDVFDEEPFAADHPFRSLPGVLLTPHRAAGTAEGRRRQGHIVADEVAAFIEGRPLVHAIDRDQLSSMA; from the coding sequence ATGAGTGCACCGCGCATCGTCGCCGTGGTCTCCGCGGAGCTCTTCACGGAGTTCTTCTCGGATGCCGACACCGAGCGGCTCCACGCCCTCGCCGCGCTGGCGGGCGGATCGTTCGTGCGCGTCGACCGCCTGGCCGACGCCGCGCTCGACGAGGCCCGCATCGTCATCACCAGCTGGGGCATCGCACCGTTCGACGCGGTCACGCTGTCGACTCTGCCGCAGTTGCAGCTCGTGGCGCACACCGGCGCATCGCTCAAGGCCTTCGTGACCGAGGAGCTGTTCGACCGGGGCGTCGTCGTGACCCAGGCGGGCGCGGCGATGGCGCGCCCGGTGGCCGAGGTGTCGCTGACGTTCACGCTCGCGCTGCTGCACCGCGTGCCCGAGATGCACAACGCGCTGCGCGAGGGCGAAGGCTGGTACGACGCCGAGGGTGCGGGCGTGCAGCACGAGATCTTGGGCGCGCCGATCGCCGTGATCGGAGCCTCCCGCACCGGACGCGCCTACCTCGCGCTGATCCGCGCGCTCGGCGCCGAACCGCTGCTGGTCGACCCCACGCTCGACCCGGCGGCGGCCGCCGAGCTCGGTGCCGAACTGGTCCCGCTCGATGAGGCGCTGCGCCGCGCGCAGATCGTCGCGGTGCATGCGCCGACCCTGCCGGAGACGCACCACCTGATCGGTCTCCGCGAGTTGGCGCTGATGCGCGACGGCGCGGGTCTGGTCAACACGGCGCGGTCGTGGCTGGTCGACGAGCAGGCGCTGATCGAGGAACTCCGCACGGGGCGCCTGAGCGCAGCGATCGACGTGTTCGACGAGGAGCCGTTCGCCGCCGACCACCCCTTCCGTTCCCTTCCCGGCGTGCTGCTCACCCCGCACCGCGCGGCAGGCACGGCGGAGGGCCGGCGTCGACAGGGGCATATCGTGGCCGACGAGGTCGCCGCCTTCATCGAGGGCCGCCCGCTCGTGCACGCGATCGATCGCGACCAGCTGTCCTCCATGGCATGA